Proteins co-encoded in one Erinaceus europaeus chromosome 2, mEriEur2.1, whole genome shotgun sequence genomic window:
- the SKP1 gene encoding S-phase kinase-associated protein 1, producing MPSIKLQSSDGEIFEVDVEIAKQSVTIKTMLEDLGMDDEGDDDPVPLPNVNAAILKKVIQWCTHHKDDPPPPEDDENKEKRTDDIPVWDQEFLKVDQGTLFELILAANYLDIKGLLDVTCKTVANMIKGKTPEEIRKTFNIKNDFTEEEEAQVRKENQWCEEK from the exons ATGCCTTCAATTAAGTTGCAGAGTTCTGATGGAGAAATATTTGAAGTTGATGTGGAAATTGCCAAACAGTCTGTGACTATCAAGACCATGTTGgaag atTTAGGAATGGATGATGAAGGAGATGATGATCCAGTTCCCCTACCAAATGTTAATGCAGCAATATTAAAAAAG GTTATTCAGTGGTGCACCCACCACAAGgatgaccctcctcctcctgagGATGATGAGAATAAAGAGAAGCGAACAGATGATATCCCTGTTTGGGACCAAGAATTCCTGAAAGTTGACCAAGGAACACTTTTTGAACTTATTCTG GCTGCAAACTACTTAGACATTAAAGGTCTGCTTGATGTCACTTGCAAGACTGTTGCCAATATGATCAAGGGGAAAACTCCTGAGGAGATTCGTAAGACCTTCaatataaaaaatgattttactgaagaagaagaagcccag gtACGCAAAGAGAACCAGTggtgtgaagagaagtga